The following DNA comes from Enterocloster bolteae.
AATACTGGAAAACCGCGTGACGGATAAATCAATCTTTCCTTCCTCCCAGAGCCTTACATGTTTCCCGTACTCCTCCTGCTCAATTCCCAGCATCCGCTCCATGTCAAATTCATCCGCTGAAAGCTCCCGGATATCGGGCATGGGGCTGCGCCCCTCCACAAAATCCTTTAGTCCCACTCCGAAGATTTCCACAATATCAGCGTAAACCCTTGTAAAATCCAGGTTTCTGTTCTCATTTAACAGCTTTAGAAATAAACGGTACAGGGCAGCCTCATCAGTGTTGAAAAAACAGATGGGGCGCTTTTCTTCTTTATAATAAAGATGTATCATGTGCGCAGGAAAACTGCCGGAAGTCAGGATGCCGTCAAACTCCTCCGTAACATTTTCATAGATATACTGTATATCTGAAAATGTTTTATATGTAAATATGCAATAATCAACGTCCAGGTCCCCAAGCATGGACTGGAGAAACTCTTTTATATATTCTGTTGCGATGACTGCAATCTTTCTCTTCAATTCCATTCCTCCCAAAACCGCTTTGTCTTTTATCTTAACATAGCAAAGGAAAATCCGCATCCTCCAAATGGAAAAATCCCCGGCTTTTTGTCAATTGTGCATATAAATATTTTTTATCCCCTTGACAAACATGGTCTTTTTGCTATAATAAAGACACGTCTTTATATAGTCTTTTTATATTCCAAGGAGGGTACCGCAATGAACGAATTCTTACGACGAGCAAAGGAACTCGAACACCAGATGCAGAAGGACCGCCGCTACCTGCACCAGCATGCCGAAGCAGGGGAACACCTGCCCGGAACCACTAAATATGTCATGGAACGCCTTTCTTCCATAGGGCTTTCCCCCCGGGAAATCTGCGACTCAGGCATCACTGCCCTGATTGAGGGCAGCTGCCCCGGCAAGACCATACTTCTCAGAGCTGACATGGATGCGCTCCCCATGAAAGAGATGAACAGTCTTCCCTTTCAGACAGTCACGGAGGCGGCCCACAACTGCGGACATGACATACATACCGCCATGCTTCTTGCTGCTGCCCAGATTCTGCATGAGCGCAGAGATGAGCTCTGCGGCAGCGTCAAGCTGATGTTCCAGCCGGCGGAAGAGGTTTTTACTGGTTCTGAGAACATGATTAAGGCGGGAATTCTTTCCAATCCCACGGTAGATGCCGCCATGGGCATACATGTGATGTTAGATACCCCGGTTCCCTCCCTCAACTATGGCACGGGCTTCATGACGTCCTCCTGCGACGGTTTTAAAATCACGGTAAAAGGTGTGGGCTGCCATGGGGCCATGCCTCATCTGGGTATTGATCCCATCAATGTGGGCTTTCATATTTACAGCGCCTTCCAGAATCTCATAGCCAGGGAGTGTGATCCAGGCGAGAAGGCAAGTCTTACCCTGGGTGCGTTTAATGCGGGAAACACCTCCAACATTATTCCTGACAGCGCCGTACTCATGGGCACCCTGCGCACCTATAACAAGGACTTGCGCGCCAGGCTTGTAAAAAGGATGCATGAGATTGCAGAATACACGGGAAAGGTCTTTGGAGTGGCCATTGAATACGAATCCCTCTCCGAGGTGCCCTCCACCTGCTCTGACCCGGATCTTACCAGGGAGCTGGCAGAATATGCCTCTGAGGTGGTTCCTGATTTCATCAAACACACCGATTACTCCGTAACACCTTCCGATGACTTTGCCCGCGTGTCCGAAAAGGTCCCCACCGTCTACTTCATGATAGGATGCAGGGTGGATGGGTGCACGGTTCAGCACCATAATCCGGGCGTATTATTCGATGAAACCGTCATGCCCTACGGGGCCGCAGTACACGCAGCCTGCGCATTTAACTGGCTGAACAGGAGGAACGCATAATGGAACGCAAAAAAATATACTATGGCTGGTTCGTTGTCTTTGGTTGTCTCATGATTACATGTACCATGGTGCCCCCCATCATGGCGCTCAGCAATAAATTCCTGATACAGGTTACGGGTGAGCTCCAGATTTCCAGAAGCGCCTTCACCCTGGCCAATACCATTCTCCAGGGTCTCGGAATCTTCCTGTCCCCTGTTGTGTCGGCCAGGCTTGCAAGAGGCAACATGAAACGGATTCAGACCGTCAGCATTATCGGCTTTGTCCTTTCCTACGCTTCCTTCTCCCTTGCCACCAATGTGATTCATCTATACATTTCCTCCTTCTTTACCGGTATTTTCTTTTTAAACGCTTCCCTGATTCCGGTGAGCATGATGATTACCAACTGGTTTGTCAAAAAGAGAGGACTTGCCATGAGCATTGCCATGGCCGGAATCGGCGTGGGCGGCACCATCTTCAGCCCTGTGATCACATGGCTGCTGGGGGCATATGGCTGGAGGAGCACCTACCGGATCATGGCACTCATTATCCTGGTACTGGCCCTTCCCGCTGCCCTGTTCATCCTCAGAAAACGTCCGGAGGACATGGGACTTTTACCCTATGGCAGCCAGGATTCCACCATTGAGAATTCCTCCCTTCAGGATTCCTCCTCCAGGGATGCCGCCTCCAAACGAATCCCCCAAAAGGCAGACGTGATGTTTCCGCTGAGCGTAAAGGAATCCAGGACAAAGCTGTTCTTTATCCTTTTCATATTCGGCATGCTGTGCAACGGACTGATTAATACGGGCTCCCTGGGCCACTTCCCTCCGGCCATCGAGGAACTTCAGGGCCCCCAGGTACAGGCATTAATCATCTCCCTGTATTCCATGATTGGCATTTTCGGGAAGCTGGTCCTTGGATGGCTCAATGACAGGTTCGGCGTTGTGGCCAGTACTGCTTTTGGATGCATCACCTTTGCCCTTTCCTTTATCTTCATCCTGTTTGGCCAGAATATCAGCATGCTCTACATCATGGCCTTCCTCTTCGGCCTGGGAGATGCTATCGGCACCGTCACCCCTCCGCTTATCACCTCCGCCATCTTTGGCGCTGAAAAATACGGCGAGGCATACGGAATCGCCAACAGCTTTACACAAATCGGCCTTTCCCTGGGAGCGCTCATGGTGGCTGCCATATACGACACCAGCGGCTCCTACAACACAGCCTGGATTCTCCTTCTTATCCTGACCCTGGGCGCCTTCGCGGGATGGGTGGGCGCGTATGCTGCATCCAGAAAATACTGCCGAAAGCCTGCGGCGGGCAATACGCAGAATATGCAGGCCGCGCAATAAAACCGGAAGCAAAGCGCCCTCAAACCATTCAAGTATGCCTGAATGGTTTGAGGGCGCTTCTTTTCATGCTTCTTTTTCATTTGTATTTGATTCTGTATTCCGCTACATAAAGATGCCGGTATGCCGCAAGTAAAAAGTGCCGGCAGCTTCAGCCTCTGGAACGTCTGTAAAAACATTCTTATGACAACAGTTTTTCATATAATTCCCTGTCCCCATCCTTAAACACATTAAAAACAATCCGGTCAAAGGCCGCTTTGCGCTGTTTTATGAATTTCGTCACTGTATCCACCGCAATCTCAGCCCCCTTATCATTGGGAAAATGGAATTCCCCGGTAGAAATACAGCAGAAGGCGATGCTCCTTAATCCCTGGTCCGCAGCTGCCTCCAGGCAGGAAACATAACAGTTTCTCAGGTCCTGTTTCAGTTCTTTTGTCAGCCTCATTCCCACCACAGGTCCCACGGTGTGAATCACATACCGGCAGGGAAGGCAGAACCCCGGCGTCAGCACTGCCCTTCCGACAGGCTCCTCATAATCCGGGTCCTCCCTGCGCCTGTCATCCATATACCGGCTGCAGGCCTCACGCAGCCTCAGACCTGCAGCGGAATGAATGGCGTTGTCAATACAGCCGTGGCATGGCACAAAGCACCCCAGCATACGGGAATTGGCCGCGTTGACAATGGCATCTGCCTGCAGCCGTGTAATATCGCCCTGCCATATGGATATACGGTCCCCAAACAGGACGCCGCTTCCATATTGCTCCTTTACGGTTGGTATGTCAGCCAGGCTCACAATTCCCTTTTCCCTGGCTTCCTCCCTCAGGAATTCATCCTGAATCTCCAGGAATCCGGCAGGCAGTGGCCCGGGCATACGGATATTCATAAGGGAACGCATGACCCTGCGCCGGTCCCGGGGCCTTACCTCCATGTCCCTGAAGCTGACCGAATCCTTCTTAAGTTCTTCCACAATATAGTTAAGACGTGCTTCCTGGCCCATCTGCTTCATGGCTGACAGCTCCCTTCTCCCCAACCGGCCCCGTCATTGCATCCTGCGTCTGTTCCTGCCAGATGCTCCAGCACATGCGCGATGTCAGCCTTCAGCACCAGTGACCGGTCCATGATGTCATCCGGCACCCACGCCTGCTCCAGATTGACGCTGATATAAAATGCCTGTTTCCACTGCTTTGTCATTCTCCAGAAGGGGTATTTTATAATGCCGGGCGTGTTCATACCCACCCCTAATTCCAGGAAAACCAGTGTTTTTTCCTGATTATTGCGCAGAAATGTTTCATACCGTACCGCTGCCCGGTACCACGCCTCATCCTCCACAAAGTTACCGTCGCACCTCAGATGTACTTCCATGTCGCCTCCGCACACCGGACACTTGGGCACCTGACAGGAGGGAATCCTGCAGTCCTTCTGTTCCCTCAGCATGGCCCGGATCTGCGCCTCATTGTCATACAGTCTCTTATGGCATGCCTGTTTGCACTGGAACAGCCCGTAGTCTCCCTGGGTTGCAAATATACACTCGTCCTGAAAACCGGCCAGCCAGAACTGGTGGTCCACATTGGTGGTCAGGACAAAGTGGTTTTTATCCTTCATCATGGCATACAAATCCCTGTACAGCTTTGCCGCCGGCATGTCGTACCTGTTATAATAAATATGGCGGCTCCAATAGGCCCACTTCTCCTCCTGGGTGGGAAACGGATAGAACCCCGCTGAGTACATGTCCCTCATGCCGTACCGTTCTATGAATTCCCTAAAATGATCCTCAAACCGCCTGCCTGCATAGGTCAGGCCGGCCGCAGCAGACAAGCCGCTTCCTGCTCCGATGACAACAGCGTCAGCCTGCTCCAGACGCCGTTTCAGCGCCAGGAGACAATCCCCATATGCGGGATTCGGGTCTCCGATATCCTTTTCATCCTTTTTCTGTGCTTCGGTTTCCTGCACTGCGGTTTTCTGCATTCCAGTTTCCTGTATTCCAGTTTCCTGCGCTGCGGTTTTCTGTCCTCTGCCTTTCATATTTCCACTTCCCTTTGATTCATTTTGCCGTCATACTTTCTTTATTCCCGTTTTTTCTCTTCTGTTCCCGCCTGATGCCTTCGGGTATCTCCTGTTCTAACCCCCAGGGGTCACGCCTCCTGTCATCTTTTCAGCTGCCTCTCCCATCGTCCTTCCGCCATTGTCCCGCCGTTGTCCCGTCCTCCTCCCGGCGCACTACTGCTCCGAACGGACATACCTCCAGACAGTTTCCGCACCGGATGCAGTGCTCTTTCTGTATTTCAAAGG
Coding sequences within:
- a CDS encoding protein-ADP-ribose hydrolase, which translates into the protein MKQMGQEARLNYIVEELKKDSVSFRDMEVRPRDRRRVMRSLMNIRMPGPLPAGFLEIQDEFLREEAREKGIVSLADIPTVKEQYGSGVLFGDRISIWQGDITRLQADAIVNAANSRMLGCFVPCHGCIDNAIHSAAGLRLREACSRYMDDRRREDPDYEEPVGRAVLTPGFCLPCRYVIHTVGPVVGMRLTKELKQDLRNCYVSCLEAAADQGLRSIAFCCISTGEFHFPNDKGAEIAVDTVTKFIKQRKAAFDRIVFNVFKDGDRELYEKLLS
- a CDS encoding M20 metallopeptidase family protein; its protein translation is MNEFLRRAKELEHQMQKDRRYLHQHAEAGEHLPGTTKYVMERLSSIGLSPREICDSGITALIEGSCPGKTILLRADMDALPMKEMNSLPFQTVTEAAHNCGHDIHTAMLLAAAQILHERRDELCGSVKLMFQPAEEVFTGSENMIKAGILSNPTVDAAMGIHVMLDTPVPSLNYGTGFMTSSCDGFKITVKGVGCHGAMPHLGIDPINVGFHIYSAFQNLIARECDPGEKASLTLGAFNAGNTSNIIPDSAVLMGTLRTYNKDLRARLVKRMHEIAEYTGKVFGVAIEYESLSEVPSTCSDPDLTRELAEYASEVVPDFIKHTDYSVTPSDDFARVSEKVPTVYFMIGCRVDGCTVQHHNPGVLFDETVMPYGAAVHAACAFNWLNRRNA
- a CDS encoding MFS transporter; this translates as MERKKIYYGWFVVFGCLMITCTMVPPIMALSNKFLIQVTGELQISRSAFTLANTILQGLGIFLSPVVSARLARGNMKRIQTVSIIGFVLSYASFSLATNVIHLYISSFFTGIFFLNASLIPVSMMITNWFVKKRGLAMSIAMAGIGVGGTIFSPVITWLLGAYGWRSTYRIMALIILVLALPAALFILRKRPEDMGLLPYGSQDSTIENSSLQDSSSRDAASKRIPQKADVMFPLSVKESRTKLFFILFIFGMLCNGLINTGSLGHFPPAIEELQGPQVQALIISLYSMIGIFGKLVLGWLNDRFGVVASTAFGCITFALSFIFILFGQNISMLYIMAFLFGLGDAIGTVTPPLITSAIFGAEKYGEAYGIANSFTQIGLSLGALMVAAIYDTSGSYNTAWILLLILTLGAFAGWVGAYAASRKYCRKPAAGNTQNMQAAQ
- a CDS encoding SIR2 family NAD-dependent protein deacylase, whose amino-acid sequence is MQKTAVQETEAQKKDEKDIGDPNPAYGDCLLALKRRLEQADAVVIGAGSGLSAAAGLTYAGRRFEDHFREFIERYGMRDMYSAGFYPFPTQEEKWAYWSRHIYYNRYDMPAAKLYRDLYAMMKDKNHFVLTTNVDHQFWLAGFQDECIFATQGDYGLFQCKQACHKRLYDNEAQIRAMLREQKDCRIPSCQVPKCPVCGGDMEVHLRCDGNFVEDEAWYRAAVRYETFLRNNQEKTLVFLELGVGMNTPGIIKYPFWRMTKQWKQAFYISVNLEQAWVPDDIMDRSLVLKADIAHVLEHLAGTDAGCNDGAGWGEGSCQP